One genomic window of Pseudopipra pipra isolate bDixPip1 chromosome 17, bDixPip1.hap1, whole genome shotgun sequence includes the following:
- the MTG2 gene encoding mitochondrial ribosome-associated GTPase 2, with the protein MAVPALGAGLGRGAAGAALGGRALWKPVLLLLSPPSFSTTCARCAKDRRLRQKRAITERQLTRYFVDHRKVRVVGGQGGAGGFSFYSEPRKIFGGPDGGNGGDGGHVILKADRQTKSLSSVLPFYQGFHGERGGRKNCYGANGAYVYVKVPVGTLVKEDGEVVADLTQHGEEYVAAYGGAGGKGNRFFLSNENRSPTLFTPGEPGQERVLHLELKTTAHAGLVGFPNAGKSSLLRAISRAKPAVAAYPFTTLNPHVGIVHYQDYEQVAVADIPGLIKGAHQNRGLGVTFLKHIERCRFLLFVVDLSVPQPWVQLQDLKYELQQYDKGLSERPCVVIGNKIDLAESRINLPLLRERVAERVIPLSALTGDNLEELLWHLRELYDTYVKTEQSRGQSPVKW; encoded by the exons ATGGCGGTGCCGGCGctcggggccgggctgggccgcGGCGCTGCCGGGGCCGCGCTGGGCGGCCGCGCCCTGTGGAAGCCCgtcctgctcctcctcagccCGCCGAGTTTCTCCACGACCTGCGCGAGGTGCGCCAAGGACAGGCGGCTGAGGCAGAAAAGAGCCATTACGGAGCGGCAGCTG ACACGATATTTCGTGGATCACCGGAAAGTGCGCGTGGTCGGAGGACAAGGAGGAGCAGGGGGTTTTTCCTTCTACAGCGAACCCAGGAAAATATTTGGAGGTCCTGATGGTGGAAACGGAGGTGATGGGGGTCACGTCATTTTGAAAG CTGACCGGCAAACAAAATCACTTTCTTCAGTGCTCCCCTTCTATCAGGGTTTTcatggagagagaggaggaagaaaaaactgTTATGGAGCTAATGGTGCATATGTGTATGTTAAA GTCCCTGTAGGTACTTTGGTGAAGGAGGATGGGGAAGTTGTGGCTGACCTCACTCAGCATGGTGAAGAGTATGTTGCAGCTtatggaggagctggagggaaagggaatcgcttttttctttccaatgaAAACCGGTCTCCAACATTATTTACTCCGGGAGAGCCAGGTCAGGAAAGGGTCCTTCATCTGGAACTCAAGACAACAGCTCATGCAGGATTG GTGGGCTTTCCCAATGCTGGCAAATCCTCACTTTTGAGAGCCATCTCCCGTGCAAagccagctgtggctgcctaCCCCTTCACAACCCTAAACCCCCATGTTGGCATTGTCCACTATCAAGACTATGAGCAAGTGGCAG TTGCTGACATTCCTGGCCTAATCAAAGGTGCTCATCAAAACCGGGGCCTCGGGGTGACCTTCCTGAAGCACATCGAGCGCTGCCGCTTCCTCCTGTTCGTGGTGGATCTCTCTGTGCCTCAGCCGTGGGTTCAGCTGCAAGACTTGAAATATGAACTGCAACAGTATGACAAAGGATTGTCTGAGAGGCCCTGTGTTGTCATCGGGAATAAGATTGACCTTGCTGAGTCCAGGATCAATCTGCCCCTCCTCAGGGAGCGGGTGGCTGAGCGGGTCATCCCCTTGTCTGCACTGACAGGAGACAActtggaggagctgctgtggcatCTCAGAGAACTGTATGACACTTATGTGAAGACAGAACAATCACGAGGGCAAAGCCCAGTCAAGTGGTAG
- the SS18L1 gene encoding calcium-responsive transactivator isoform X2, whose amino-acid sequence MLDENHHLIQCIMDYQSKGKTAECTQYQQILHRNLVYLATIADSNQNMQSLLPAPPTQNINLGPGGMSQSASNQSLHSQSNLSDAIGTGLPPSSLMQSQISNGPNHVSMQQSGQNTMPTTSLSMTVSSHGTGPGYSHTVPASQNVPMQGQGSIGNYVSRTNINMQSNPVSMMHQQAATSHYNSAQGGSQHYQGQSSIAMMSQSNQGNSMMGQRPMGPYRASQQGSSQQYMGQEEYYSEQYSHGQGSSEPMNQQYYPDGHSDYAYQQSSYTEQSYDRSFDDSTQHYYEGGNSQYSQQQAGYQQGAAQQQTYSQQQYPNQQSYPGQQQGYGPAQGASSQYSSYQQGQGQQYGSYRASQTGPSAQQQRPYGYEQGQYGNYQQ is encoded by the exons ATGCTAGATGAAAATCACCACCTAATACAGTGTATTATGGATTATCAGAGCAAGGGGAAAACTGCAGAATGTACTCA ATACCAACAAATCTTGCACAGAAACCTGGTTTACTTGGCAACAATAGCAGACTCTAACCAGAATATGCAGTCCTTGCTTCCTGCT CCACCGACGCAAAATATAAACTTGGGCCCCGGAGGGATGAGTCAGAGCGCATCCAACCAATCTCTCCATTCCCAGAGCAATCTCAGTGATGCCATTGGGACGggccttcctccttcctccctcatGCAGAGTCAGATTAGCAATG GTCCCAACCACGTGTCTATGCAGCAGTCAGGCCAGAACACTATGCCCACGACCTCTCTGAGTATGACTGTCAGCAGTCATGGGACTGGCCCTGGTTACAGCCATACAGTGCCTGCGTCTCAGAACGTGCCAATGCAAGGCCAGGGGTCAATAGGCAATTATGTCTCTCGAACAAACATCAACATGCAGTCTAACCCAG TCTCCATGATGCACCAGCAAGCAGCAACATCACATTACAACTCGGCACAAGGAGGGAGCCAGCACTACCAGGGACAGTCCTCCATTGCCATGATGAGCCAGAGCAACCAAGGCAACAGCATGATGGGGCAGCGACCCATGGGCCCTTACAGAGCATCACAGCAAG GTTCCTCGCAGCAGTACATGGGTCAGGAAGAATATTACAGTGAACAGTACAGCCATGGCCAAGGCTCATCAGAACCTATGAATCAGCAGTACTACCCAGATG GACACAGTGATTATGCCTATCAGCAGTCATCCTACACTGAGCAGAGCTACGACCGGTCGTTTGATGACTCCACACAACACTATTATGAAGGAG GAAATTCTCAGTacagccagcagcaggcaggataCCAACAGGGAGCTGCACAACAGCAAACATATTCCCAGCAGCAATACCCAAATCAACAGAGTTACCCAGGACAACAGCAAGGATATG GTCCTGCACAAGGAGCCTCTTCACAGTATTCCAGCTACCaacagggacaggggcagcaATATGGAAGTTACAGAGCTTCCCAGACAGGCCCATCCGCTCAGCAACAGAGGCCTTATGGCTATGAGCAG GGACAATATGGAAATTACCAGCAATAA
- the SS18L1 gene encoding calcium-responsive transactivator isoform X1, which translates to MSVAFASARPRGKGEVTQQTIQKMLDENHHLIQCIMDYQSKGKTAECTQYQQILHRNLVYLATIADSNQNMQSLLPAPPTQNINLGPGGMSQSASNQSLHSQSNLSDAIGTGLPPSSLMQSQISNGPNHVSMQQSGQNTMPTTSLSMTVSSHGTGPGYSHTVPASQNVPMQGQGSIGNYVSRTNINMQSNPVSMMHQQAATSHYNSAQGGSQHYQGQSSIAMMSQSNQGNSMMGQRPMGPYRASQQGSSQQYMGQEEYYSEQYSHGQGSSEPMNQQYYPDGHSDYAYQQSSYTEQSYDRSFDDSTQHYYEGGNSQYSQQQAGYQQGAAQQQTYSQQQYPNQQSYPGQQQGYGPAQGASSQYSSYQQGQGQQYGSYRASQTGPSAQQQRPYGYEQGQYGNYQQ; encoded by the exons ATGTCGGTTGCCTTTGCTTCTGCTCGCCCAAGAGGCAAAGGGGAGGTCACCCAGCAAACTATCCAGAAG ATGCTAGATGAAAATCACCACCTAATACAGTGTATTATGGATTATCAGAGCAAGGGGAAAACTGCAGAATGTACTCA ATACCAACAAATCTTGCACAGAAACCTGGTTTACTTGGCAACAATAGCAGACTCTAACCAGAATATGCAGTCCTTGCTTCCTGCT CCACCGACGCAAAATATAAACTTGGGCCCCGGAGGGATGAGTCAGAGCGCATCCAACCAATCTCTCCATTCCCAGAGCAATCTCAGTGATGCCATTGGGACGggccttcctccttcctccctcatGCAGAGTCAGATTAGCAATG GTCCCAACCACGTGTCTATGCAGCAGTCAGGCCAGAACACTATGCCCACGACCTCTCTGAGTATGACTGTCAGCAGTCATGGGACTGGCCCTGGTTACAGCCATACAGTGCCTGCGTCTCAGAACGTGCCAATGCAAGGCCAGGGGTCAATAGGCAATTATGTCTCTCGAACAAACATCAACATGCAGTCTAACCCAG TCTCCATGATGCACCAGCAAGCAGCAACATCACATTACAACTCGGCACAAGGAGGGAGCCAGCACTACCAGGGACAGTCCTCCATTGCCATGATGAGCCAGAGCAACCAAGGCAACAGCATGATGGGGCAGCGACCCATGGGCCCTTACAGAGCATCACAGCAAG GTTCCTCGCAGCAGTACATGGGTCAGGAAGAATATTACAGTGAACAGTACAGCCATGGCCAAGGCTCATCAGAACCTATGAATCAGCAGTACTACCCAGATG GACACAGTGATTATGCCTATCAGCAGTCATCCTACACTGAGCAGAGCTACGACCGGTCGTTTGATGACTCCACACAACACTATTATGAAGGAG GAAATTCTCAGTacagccagcagcaggcaggataCCAACAGGGAGCTGCACAACAGCAAACATATTCCCAGCAGCAATACCCAAATCAACAGAGTTACCCAGGACAACAGCAAGGATATG GTCCTGCACAAGGAGCCTCTTCACAGTATTCCAGCTACCaacagggacaggggcagcaATATGGAAGTTACAGAGCTTCCCAGACAGGCCCATCCGCTCAGCAACAGAGGCCTTATGGCTATGAGCAG GGACAATATGGAAATTACCAGCAATAA
- the PSMA7 gene encoding proteasome subunit alpha type-7: MSYDRAITVFSPDGHLFQVEYAQEAVKKGSTAVGVRGKDIVVLGVEKKSVAKLQDERTVRKICALDDNVCMAFAGLTADARIVINRARVECQSHRLTVEDPVTVEYITRYIASLKQRYTQSNGRRPFGISALIVGFDFDGTPRLYQTDPSGTYHAWKANAIGRGAKSVREFLEKNYTDEAIETDDLTIKLVIKALLEVVQSGGKNIELAVMRREQPLKILNPEEIEKYVAEIEKEKEENEKKKQKKTS, from the exons ATGAGCTACGACCGCGCCATCACCGTCTTCTCCCCGGACGGCCACCTTTTCCAGGTGGAGTACGCGCAGGAGGCCGTGAAGAAGGGCTCCACCGCG GTTGGAGTAAGAGGGAAGGATATTGTTGTCCTTGGTGTGGAGAAGAAGTCTGTGGCGAAACTCCAGGATGAAAGAACTGTACGGAAAATCTGTGCTCTGGATGACAATGTCTGCATGGCTTTTGCAG GGCTGACAGCTGATGCCAGGATAGTCATAAACAGAGCCCGTGTGGAGTGTCAGAGCCACAGGCTCACCGTGGAGGACCCTGTCACCGTGGAGTACATCACACGCTACATTGCCAGCCTCAAACAG AGGTACACGCAGAGCAATGGCCGCAGGCCCTTCGGGATCTCTGCCCTCATCGTGGGCTTTGACTTTGATGGGACCCCACGGCTGTACCAGACCGACCCCTCTGGCACATACCATGCTTGGAAG GCTAATGCCATTGGCAGAGGAGCCAAATCTGTGCGTGAGTTCCTGGAGAAGAACTACACTGATGAGGCCATTGAAACGGATGATCTGACTATTAAACTTGTCATCAAGGCTCTTCTCGAG GTGGTGCAGTCTGGTGGGAAGAACATCGAGCTGGCAGTCATGCGACGGGAGCAGCCGCTGAAG ATCCTAAACCCTGAAGAAATTGAGAAGTATGTTGCTGaaattgaaaaggaaaaggaagaaaacgaaaagaaaaaacaaaagaaaacatcatgA